Genomic DNA from Dermochelys coriacea isolate rDerCor1 chromosome 12, rDerCor1.pri.v4, whole genome shotgun sequence:
GACTGCGGGATGCGCGGGGGCAAAGGTGCGTGTTGTTGCAGTGCTGGGCGGGTCTGGGAAGCTGATGGAAGGCTGAGCTCCTGGGCTGCTCGTCCGCAGATCACAGATCTCCGCTGCTCTCTCTCTTGTGCTCCAAGGTCCAGTGGGACTGCATGAACCCCAAGTACAAAATCAAGAAGCGAAATTACAAGAACTCAGGTGTGGTGATCTTACTGGATCTGAAGGTGAGACGGGAGCCAGGTTGGGCCTGCCCTGGGCGTTTTGTGAAGCTCTCATACCAGCGCTTTGCCCTGTATTGCAGCGCTCCGGGATGACCCCAGGGGAAGCTGCCCAGTGCCCAGCGGTGACTCAGTGCCCCTCAGCTGTCTTGGCACCTTGATGCCAGAGGGGCTAGCAGGAGGCGAGAGTGCCTTTGTACTCCGGTGAAGGGGTTGGTCGGACAAGCCTGCAGGACATACTCCTCCTCTGGGGCTGTTTGGTAAAGGAGCAGTGACGAGGAGAGCTCTGTCCCAGCTCGGTGACACTGACAGACAAGTCCCGCTGTATCCACATCCCTTCCCGTGCTGCAGCCTCCTTGGCTCCCAGCGCCCGGCTGGGGCTGCTGCGTCCCCATGCTGTCTGGCAGGCAATTGAGCTGTTAGCAGAGCAGAATGCTCCCCTCGGGTCTGTCCTTCCGGGCTGCTTGTGCCTGGATCGCTGCCTGGGAGAGGCCAGCCAGCCGGCCAGAAGAGCTCTGGTCTGTGCTGTCAGGGGCTGGCTAACATGGCCTTTGTTTGGAAGCTCCACAGGGTGTACTCCTTCCTGGATTACATCATGGGCGGATGCCAGATCCACTTCACGGTAAGTAATGCTCCCTGTCACCCCGCTGGCAAGGCCTCCATGGCAGGGATGGTGGGGTGAGCAGTGAGCCCGGAGAAACCTCGTCCTCAGTCCCCGGACAGAAGCGTTAGAACCTTGCACAGGCATTGATGCTCCTCAGGCCCTTCCTGGGGAGCGGATGGGTCAGGAGGCTGGAGATCAGACCTGGGGCATTCCATGGGGCACTAGTTCTGGAGGCTGCTTGGTGGCCTATGAGACACGCATTTGGTGGGCCGTTGTCTGGTTCCCGGGGGGAAGATCTCCACATCACACAGAGGGGCCAAGGCTCCGTGGGCGTAGAGCGCGAGCTCtcctctgccagcagcaggatCATTAGGCTTCCTGGCCTACCCATCCCGTACCCTGTAACAGCACAGGGTCGTTCCACCCGTAAGGAACAAGAACGGCAAAGTGGATTGACGAGCCGCTCCTCAGCTGTGCCCTGCTGTTAAAGGGCCCCCAGCAGGGGCATTTGGAAGTGCTCGTAGCTTCATGTCCAGAGAGAAATATGTGGTACCTCGAGCTCTCAGCTCTGCAGACGCGTGGCTCCGTAGCACGGCTCCCGTCTCTCTGTCTTGCTGTGTGCTGCCTGGGAGGGACAGTGCAGCGTTACATGATTAACAAGAAAAGCACAGGGCCAGGTGCACACTGGCTGCAGTGCACAGCAGCCATAAACCCTGATTTTACATCTGCTTCACTGGCTGGACTGGGGCAACACAGCCAGAAGGTACCAGTGAGCCTGCCCCATGCTGTTTGACTGCTGTCTCAGCAGTCGGTACCGCTCCTGCTTGGCTATAGTCATCCATTAACATCTGCACTGAGATCCCGACCTTCAGGGCGTCGTCGCCACATTCAGCCACGCAGAAGGTGAGTTCGAACGGGACGTACCTAGTGCAGCCAGCAGCTGTCTGGAGCCCCTGCTTGGACCCTGTGGCAGGTTTCGTTCCCTCCCAAGGTTCAGTTTGCTAGAGAAAGGAGGGTCGCAGACACAATGTTTAACTCTCTGAGTCCAGGAAGGTTCTAAGTGGCTTCTCAAGGGCTACTGACACCTCAGAGCCAGTCATGGTGCAGTTGCCTTTTTCATACTCCCGTCCTGTTAATTAAAGCACTAACTAGTGAGCTTCTTTCCCTGCAGATTGTAGGGGCTTGGGATGTGCAATAACTGCACACGGACACACAGCTGGGTAGTTGTGCATTTAAACCACCCACTGCACATGCAGCTAGCTGAGTTGTACGTACAACGGCACACATAAATTAAGCACATGGGTGTGCATGTTTTTTTGCACATGCGAATGCATATCGGTCCCTAAAAACACCCTTCTTTCTTGGCTTTGCACGTGAGTCACTGTAACACTCTGGTGCTGGGCATGAGCCAggctcctgccctctgctcctTAGTGTTTTGCATTCCCTGCTGTTAGACCTTTGCTGGTACTTAGCACAGATTCCTCattaaaagtgaaaaaacagCCAGCCTCCAGATTGCATTTTGCAAAAGCATCTTCTCCCTAGAGTGAGTCAGACCCACAACATGCGGGAAGCAGACTGCTTGGCTCTGCTCCGCAGCATGATACAAGCTGAGAACAGTGGTTGGTCCCAAGAGCAAGGCCTGTCATGTTGTGAAACATCATGTCCCATCACTCTGTGACATGGCTTGAAGGGGAACGGCAGAACAGAAACGCTGGCTGGCTTAGCCCAGCCTTGCTTGCCGCCTGTCCCTTCCGAGCAGCAATGAGATAAGTTTTCAGGAACTTTCAGAAAattcctccccactgttcttGACACTTGCCCTGTCACCGGTGCCGACCTCGCATGTGGTATCACAAACCCCTCTTTTTGCAAGCCACAGTGCACCCTGGCTAACATCCCTGAGCGAGGAGGTACCAGGAGGATGTCACAGAGAGGGGGGATGTTAGGAAAGGTGGGTTTAAAAAGCCTTTTACTGCTGGATACTCCCCCCTACCTGCTGCGTGAGTCCAGGGCTGGTGAGTGGGCTTGGCTGTGTGCCCCTTGGTGGATAGCGGGGGCTTCCATCAACTCTCTGGGCTTCTTGGTTCTGCGCCTGCCTGGGGCTCCCTGGGAATGTTAGAGAGCTTTCCTGCAGAATTCTGGGTACTTGTGACATGTGCCTGGACTGGCCCTGATGTGCCGGGAGCCCTTCTGCCGTCCGTGCCACTGCCTCTCTGGGTGAGCCTGGGCCACTCCCGTCTCTCCTGGGTGGCCAGTTCCCCTGTCTGTACCTGGGCGATAGCAATGAACCCGGGCTGTAGGCAAAGCGCTCTGAGATCCTGAGCAGGAGGGGCAGGACTACATCGCGGAATGTATTGCTGATGGCTAATGCCCAAGCCCTCCAGCCAGCTGAGTCTGCTCGCAGTGGCTGATGAGGCATACTAAAAAGCGTGCCAGCCAAGGCATTGCAGGCACTTCAGCGCTCCCGAGAGCAAAGGGGCACAGCTggttcccattctcctcacccGCCTCTTTCTGGAGACTGGACCAAGGCTGACAGTGTCCGGGATGCTGATTGCCTTCACAGGGAGCAAGACAGTGGCCAAAGATCCCTGGGGGAGCAGCCAGGTGGGCTGGAAGGGGCAGCCCCACTGGGGTGGGAGTTAATAGCAGACAGCCCCTGCGTAGGCCCTTGCCTGGCGGCCTCACGGGTCTATTCAGAGCAGGGTGTGGCATTGCCACTCTCGGATACCCAGCCACGCCTGCAGCTGGCTCCGCTGACCGCCTGCCTTCCGATCCCAGGTGGCTATTGACTTCACAGCGTCGAACGGAGACCCCCGGAACAGCTGCTCTCTGCACTACATCAACCCCTACCAGCCCAACGAGTACCTGAAGGCGCTGGTGGCAGTGGGAGAGATTTGCCAGGACTACGACAGGTGAGACAGCCCTGGGCTCTGTTTGTGCCTGGCCCATCTGGCTAACCCGAACCCTGCCCATCCCCGCCAGCCTGTCCATCCCCACTGGGGAATGCTGGAGCTCAGAGCTGGCTGCCTAGGGTCCAGCCCATTGGGCCCTGGTCTCTCAGCTGCTGCTTGCCCGCAGGAGCCGCCCCAgcccactggcctgctgggagccatccccaccccccagcagcccaACTGCATCTGGGCCAGCTCCTCCTCTCTGGGTTTTTTCAGGCTCTGCCACATAGAAACGACAAGGACCCAGACACCCCCAAGCTACCTacccccctgctgcccctagtgAGAAGTGTCCCAGtttggcccactcctccagctgcCAAGCCCTTCCACTGCGGGGAGCTCACCAGGATGGACCCCTCCCAGTGCGGGGGAGGGCAAGCAATACAGTGAGTGCTCCCTGGGCACCCCCATGCCAGGTGGGCCAGGGGAGGAGTCCCTGCAGTTTGCCGTGGTCCTGGTCTGTTTCGGGGgctcctggggcagaggggtctgTCGCAGACActgagtggggaggggctggcattGCCGGCTGGAGGCTCTGCGTCAGGGTTCATTGTGCCCTGCCTGGGCCCCTCGCTCCCTGGAGGTCcctttctggggtgggggtggcggtGGTTGGGTGCTGGGGCACCGGAGCAGGCTGGAGCGTCTGACATCTGCTTCCTTCCAGCGATAAGAAATTCTCTGCCTTAGGGTTTGGCGCAAGGATCCCACCCAAGTATGAGGTAAGACCCCTGCAGGGTAAGAAACAGGACTCGGGGAGGGAGTTGAGGAGCAGCATGATGGGGATGGGATGGCTCAAGGGCTGAGGAGCAGGGGGCCGGGGAGGATCTGGGGCTGAGGAGTGTAGGGCAGAGGAGGCTACAGGGACTGAGATGCAGAAGAGGCTATGGGGGGGCtgagcagcaggggtgggggaggtgatgggactgaggagcaggagcaggggagaCTCCTGTCCGGGGCTGTGAGGTTGGCAGACCCGGGCTGGGCGCCTCCCGCTTGCCTCAGTTGCTTCCAGCTTGCCTGCCTTGATTCCCCCCGTTCAGGGCGGGGAGAGTTTGGCTGATGGAGTCACTTGGGCAGGCCTCCCTCTCGCTGGCGCTGCCGCGATGCGGAGCAGAGCGAGCTCCGTCACGGGGAGCAGCGCGCGGCCCTGACATGAGACACGTCATGTCGACGGCACCTGCCGTTTCTACAGAGCAGAGCAGACAGAGACCCCACGGAGAAATGACAGGACTAAATGTGGTCTCCAGAGCACGTGCCGGGGAGGGCTGAGGCCGAGCGGTGCAAGGGCTTCACACGAGGAGGCGGGGCAGCCCATGCGTTGTTTGCCCTTTAGCCACAGTCCAGCCAGGGGAGGCCAGGGGATAGAGAGGCAGAGCTAGAGACGTGTCCTCACTGCACACAAAGGGGCTGGGGACATGGGGGACTGGGAGCCCCCCATGTTCATTCTCTGCTCTCTGGTAGGTTTCCCATGATTTCGCCATCAACTTCAATCCGGACGATGACGAGTGTGAAGGTAAGAGGCTGGCAGCGGAGTGAGAGCCCGCTCGCTGTGCACCATGCCAAGGCCCCGAGGGGGCAGCCAGGCCTCGCCCCATCTGGCCCTTGCTGCCaggagtgtgtgtggaggggactGCGGGCAGGGGTGCTGCTGCCCTCGAcggccctgctcccacccccctctccctgctgagCACGGACGCTTCCCCTCCTGCCCGGCAAGTCATGGCCCCTGCACTGAAAACGAACCGTGTTCCCAGCCAGGGCCTCCTCCCAAGGCTGCCCAGGCCCCGCTTGCTGACAGCTGTCAGCACCCCCATGAGAAATGGCTGAATCCTGTCTGCCGAGCGCATGGGTGGAGCCGGGCAGTGGGGCCTGGACCTGCCTCGTTAGTGTCCTcactggggatgggcagggcgAGTTTAGCAGCCCTGGGCCAGGTGCATCTCAGCGCCATGGAATTGCTGGGCCGGGCGGCTCCTCACCTGACCTGATGTCCCCCACTAGGAATTCAGGGCGTGGTGGAATCCTACCAGAACTGCCTGCCGAAAATCCAGCTCTACGGCCCCACCAACGTGTCCCCCATCATCTCCAAGGTGGCCAGAGTGGCGGCAGTGGAGGAGAGAACCAAGGAGGCCTCTGTGAGTACCTGCCCCGTTCCTACCTGCCAAGGGGCCTGGGATCTCCGGCACTTGCTTTTCTGGTTGAGGGGTCCAGGCTGAGCTGAATCTGCCTGGATGTAGACCGTCCAGCTGTGCTGTGCAAGTCTCTGCCACGTGGCTCCGAGAGGGCACAGTCCTGGGCTTGACATGGAGTGCCAGCTGTGCCCGTAACGTGGTGGTGTTTGCAACGTGAGCGACCTGGCTGAGACCCTCCTAACTCCTTTCACATGTGATCTCTCCAGGGTTTGAGTCCCGTGTCTCCAGAGGCGAGAGGCTGCTACCGTggcctggggcaagtcccttagggTAACATTGTCAAAGCGACTACGGCCCAGTCACTCAGAGCGGTTCCGATGTGTGCACCCCTGAGCCAGGTTGGAAAATGGGATGTTGGTTCCTAGGACAGCAGGGCACTTTTGCAAATGTTCTTCATCTGCCCCCTGGGGTTGTATCGCTCCCAGCTCCCGGGGCGCTGGGAGGCTCAGTTCACGCGTTCCTCTTCCACTGTGGAGGATGCTGAATCTGCCCCTCGGAGAGCCTGCTGCAGTGCAAGTGCCAGGCAGGAGCAGGAGTTAGTGTCAGGGGAAGAGGGGGTGCACCGAGCAGAGATGGGGTGAAACAACATGAACCTTCAGCTGAGAGCCAGGGAAAGCTTCCTCAGGGTGAGACATTCCAGGCTGTGGGGAAGGCCCATCACTCAGGACTCAGACCTAGTAGGGAGAGGCCAGTCCTGCCCAGCATGGCTTGGCACTGTTACCGTCAGCCCTGTGGCTGCTGGCTGAGCATCAGGGCTAGCCTCTGGCCATCAAAGGAATGCCAGCTCCTACCTCAGCCGCACGTGCCGGGAATGGTTAACGTGGGAGCAAGCGCCCGGCCCTCACACGCAGGGCGTCTGCCTGAACGGACGTTCGTGGCCCATTTCACAGCCCAGCCGGCACGCTTGGCCCTGCTGGACCTGGAGCACGTGACAGAAGCCAAGTTATTAGAAGATCCCGAGTTCCAGTGGCTCCTCAGAACAggcctcctctcccctctgctctgtgtccccctgtcctccagcagcatTTGATCAGCTGTGAATCAATAGCCAAACCCTCAGGGTCCCCTGTTGTTTCTGGCAAGTCTGTGTGGAGTTACTGGGCCAGGCTGGCTGAGTAAGGAAAGGCCACAGGTTGCACAGAGCTCTTTGGGGGACAGAGCTCTgcggctgggggggctgggagagtgACAGAGATACATGGAGCCAATTCCTGGCTCCAGAGATGCAGTGCTCGGGGCCAGTTGTCCCAGTCTCCATGCAACACCCTAGTCACTGGCACTTGGGCAGAGGTGGCGTCTCAGGGCATCTGCCATGGACTGTGCATGCGCACACTGGGCAGGGCGGGTGGGGGCCTTTCATTAAAACCCTGTCAATTATTTACACCTGCGGACGTGGAGCTGAGCCTATCAATTAACGACGGCAGCTAATGCATCATCTTCAGCCTGAGTGCTGACCCCGCTCTGcggctgggggagctggggggagtcggGGCTCAGCAGCTGTAAGACAGGGCTAGAAGAGGAGCAAGGAATCAGTCACTGTCTGCGCTGGGACGGGGTTATCCCGAGTGGGACGGCTCGGGGActagcccagctctgcccagtcCCCCATAGCCACCCTCCCGCCTTTGCCCCGCAGCAATACTACATCCTGCTGATCCTGACGGATGGGGTGGTGACCGACATGGCAGACACGCGGGAGGCCATCGTGCGGGCCTCCTACCTCCCCATGTCCATCATCATCGTAGGAGTGGGCAACGCGGACTTCACCGATATGCAGATCCTGGATGGCGACGACGGGGTCCTGCGCTCCCCGAAAGGGGAGCCCGTCCTCCGGGACATCGTGCAGTTCGTCCCCTTCAGAGATTTCAAGAACGTGAGTCAGCCCCCGAGGCCCCTGCCGTAATGACCACATGGCTGTGACCACTGCATGTGTCTGTGGtgtgcccatcactgtggcatTAGTGGGAAGGGCATAGAGCTGGGACTCAGGTGACTTGGGGTCACATcctggccctgccacagactccatCTCTGGCTATGGGCGAGTCCCTttgtggctctgtgcctcagtttccccatccccaGAGCTGGTGGCACTGCCATACCTCCCAGGGTGCCGGGAGGGTAAGTCAAGGGCAGAGCTCAAACACGGCAGTGATGCGGGCTGTGGGATACCTGGAGAGATGCACTTCTCAGGGCTAGGAAGGGGGCTAGCAGTATCCTCCTCAAAACCAGAGAGACTCAGGTCTCTCCCACCTTCCCTGACACCCTGGGGCTCCTAGGGGAGGGTGGCCTGGTGCCATCCTGCTCTACTGACCCTCTCAAGGGCTACAGGGGCAGGATTCAGGGTGTGTTCTATTGGTGAAGGCAGCTCACGACGGGGTAAGAAAAGGCCTCTTCTCCTCACACCCCCTTTGGTCTCCATGGGCCCTTCACAGTCTGGCCGCCCTCTCTCCCAGTTCAGTAAAACCATGTCCTTGCTTGGTGCTTCGAAGGAAACTCTCCTACTCCTGCGGAtcacagggggcaggagggggcgtCCCTGGCCTTTACCCCACCGGTACCTTCCTGTGGTTCTGTAAGCCAAGGGTCTCCAGATACCCGTTTTGTTCTCTGGTCTCCATGCTGAAACAAatggtgagacaaggtgggtaaggggACAGCTTtcactggaccagcttctgttggtgagagagaccttccGATTTCAACGGAGCTCCTTGTCAGCTCAGAGAAAGGTACTCGGAGCACCCACTTGTCCTCCCGTTCAGCGACACAACTGCACCAGTGCAGCGCTTTGGTGAAGATGCTCTTACACCGATGGCAGAGCATCTCCGGTTGGTGTACTTAATCCACCCCCAGAAGCAGTAGCTGTGTTGGTGGCAGAAGCTCCCCCATCCACATAGCGCTGTCTGCATTgcgggatttttcacacccccaagtgACCCGGTGCtaccgatataggtctgtagtgtagacctggtctgtCACgactaaatacaagatcaaaccgCCGATAGTTTAGAATAAGCAGTTAGCACATATACTAAGGGCCCATTCAAGGGGAAGGGGCTGAGGGGCATCCCTGCAGTCACAGGACAGAAAGCGGGATTAGTGGCTGCAGTTTGTTGTAATAAGCCCGTGTCTTTATGAAGCCCAGGGTTTTGGTGTCCAGCAGAGTTCTGCACGTAGGCGCCCAGTCTCGTCTGTTGAAAGTGCTGTGCGGGTTTAGAATCCTACAATCCTAGaggatcagggttggaagggacctcaggaggtcatcgagtcccaccccctgctcaaagcaggaccagtttCCGTTGGGGCTGACGACGGAGAGGTCACATACAGCGTGATCACTTTGTGCGACGGGTTCACCCACAGGCGATGGGGTGTTTTGGCTTTTATCGTTGTCCTGTGTGCATTCATTTGAGAGCGTAgcaattgtctggtttcacccacatagggtgtgtctacaccacactgagacacctgcagctgacccgtggcagctgactcaggctcccacTAAGGGGCTCTTTAATTGCAGGGAAGACGTtctgctctgggaccctcctacctgccaaggtcctagagcttgggttccagtctgagcccaaatgtctacccTGCATTTAAACAGTCCAAAGGGGCGGGGGGTGTGACTGGGTGGGGTTCTGTGTCTGGGACGCGGGTGCTGTGTGTAGCATGGGGGTATGTGTGTCTGGGTGGGGCTCTGTGTCGGGACAAGGGTGCTGTGTGTAGCACAGTGGGGTGTCTGGGTTAGGTTCAGTGTCTGGGACGTGGGTGCTGTGTGTAGcaccaggggtgtgtgtgtctcggTGGGGTTCTGTGTCTGGGTCGTGGATGTTATGTgtaacactgtgtgtgtgtgtgtctgggtggggTGCTGTGTCTGGGACATGGGTGCTGTGTGTAGCACGGGGGTGTGTGTCTCTCGGTGGGGTTCTGTGTTGGGGATGCGGCTGCTGAGTGTAGCACTGTGAGATGTCTGGGTCAGGTTCTGTATTGGGGACATGGGTGCTGTGTGTAGCACTGGGGGTGTGAGTCTGGGTGGGGTTCTGCATCTGGGACGCGAGTGCTTTGTGTAGCACTCGGGGGGAGGGTGTCTCAGTAGGGTTCTGTGTCGGGGACATGGGTGCTATGTGTAAcagaggggtgtgtgtctgggtCAGTTCTATGTCTGGGACGCGGGTTTTCCTGCATATGGAAGGTGGCAGTGAGCAAGATGCCCCATCAGGGAGCCCTGGCCTACATCTCTTTGCCCGTGTCAATGCTCTTCCCCAGGAGCTGCCGGGCCAGGATCTCCAGCCATGCTAGACAAACATCTAAGCAGCTGGGCTCCCCAAAGGGCAGACATGCAGTGTATCGATTTCTCTGGCTCCATGCTGGAATCTCTCTGGATCAAGCTGAGCTGACGCTGGGTGTGCGGGCGAAGCTGCAGATGGAGGGAATGGCTTCTCTGGGGTTTTCAGGGTCAGCACAGCTGCATCTCCTGCAATGGatttgggcggggggagggagaaatctaTATTTTGTATTTCTGGCCCCTCTTGAGATCTGAGCTGCTTGGGCACTTCAAGGGCTAATTGATCCTGACTGTCAGTAACTGAAGCTCCTGGAGACTTATTGTCTTTTCCTTTAGCCACAGCAATACCTAGAGCCACTGGGCAAGATTAACCCTTCAGATACTGTTGTGGGAAGCACTGGGAAATGACAGAGCCCATTGATGTAGTCCCAAGTCCCATACAAATGCTTGAGCCAGTTGGCCTTCCTTGTATGCCCCCTTCTCTTGGGTGCAGGTGCATGGGCTAATAGCAGTTATGCTCCAAAAGACAACAGGgcagtgcggggagggaaggCTGTTCGCTACCCTCCAgctctgtgctgaggagcgagtggctggagagcagctgggagAGGCTTGGAACCAACGGCTGCCCTTTGTCTTGCAGGCCTCGCCCATGGCCCTGGCGAAGTGCGTGCTGGCTGAGGTGCCAAAGCAGGTGGTGGAGTATTACAGCTACAAAGCCCTACCGCCCCCATGTCCCAACGCCGATTCGCCCAACTCCACCCTCAACTCGCCCCAGTGAGGGACCGCCCCGCTCCAGTGCCACCTGCCAGCCTTCATCCCTCAGCCCATTCCACGAtggacaaagaaataaaaggaaagggaGAGCAAGAGTGTGTCACTGTCTGAATCGTACAGGCTCCCCCGCAGCAGCGAGCGCTGAGCCCCAGGCAGCCTCCCCCACCGCACACAcgtcaccctgcaccccctgcatCCCCCAGCTGGGTAAAGCCTTGTACTGCCTTCCTCATGCTGTCTGAAGGACCCAGACAGCGAGCTGAGCCCGGGAGTGCTGGCCTGGGAGCCAGCCGTGCAAAGGCACGAGGGAAGTGAGTGGGGAGGGGCATGCTTTGCTGGTTTCTCTCTTGGGATAGGTCCCTGCTCAGTTTGAGAACTGGGCGTGATGTAGTGACCTGGCAAAGGGCCTGGCACGGCCTTGGATGCAGAGAGGTGGGTGTTTACAGTGTGATGGAATCAGGCAGGCAAGGGGAGAGAGGGTTGCTTAGCCAGCAGAGAGCAAGTGAGGGGCTGGCTGGACCAGGGGGATGGTGATGCAGAGCAGAGCCCGCTGCCTCTAGGGCACTGGTTTGGTGGTCCCAGGAGTACTAGGAATGGGATAGGGAGCCATTCAGCCCGGCTCACGGGTTCTAGTGGCTGACAGCTCTTGGGTGAGTGACCCATTTGTGCAATGACTTTGCTGGGTCTCAGGCCAGATGTTAGTGGTCAGGCATCCCCAGCACCTAGCACCCTGAGCCTAAAGCGCTGGCTCAGTTCTCGAAATAAAATTTCTAAGTGAGCTGGGAGACTCCCCCGATTGACTGTTTCTCCCCTTTGCCCGCCTCCGGGGTAAGAGCAGCCAGTCAGATCTGCTGCAGGGAATACACACCTATGCACACAATGTAGAGTCCCCTCTGTCTGCGAGAGCTTCTTGTTCACTCCCACGCTGCATGATCTCCCATCTTCTGCCCAGATCCCCAGCCCTGGACCAGCAGCCTCCCTGACTGTGGATCATGTCAGCATCCCCCAGGGGTAACCCCTGCTGCCCGGGCAAAGAAGCATGGGAAGCAACCTGACCATGCAATGGGTCTGGAGTGGCCTCTTAACTGGATGGCATGTGCCCAGCACAGCAGACGTGCCGGAGGCCCCAGTGCATTGGGCTGAGGCCAGGTGAGAACTCCCAAGGTGGCATGAGATGCCCCCATAATATGGCGCATGGGAGCTGAAGGCagttctgctgctgtctctggctGCCTCTCTCACCTGAGACTGTACAGAATGGGGCCCATGTCCTGCCCCCCCTGCACTGTgctgagccccaggagcagctggttGCTGGGCATTTCCCAGCATGTCATATCAGAGTATTTtaatgaacaacaaaaataaccaGGAAAATATATTAACCCCCATCTTGATTGGCAGGGTCTGATCAGCTAGGAGCCACTCCCACCTCCAACAGCAGAGGGATCTCATGGCATGGGGGGAGCCAACAAACAGGGAGCT
This window encodes:
- the CPNE7 gene encoding copine-7, with translation MNEIPDLASQSSLGVVSATCVSKVELRVSCKHLLDRDTLNKSDPCVVLLMQSQGQWMEADRSEVIKSNLHPVFSKVFTVDYYFEEVQKLRFEVYDSHGHSSLGTHDDDFLGGMECTVGQIVAQKRVTKPLFLKYGKYAGKSTITVLSEEISGNNGYVELAFRAKKLDDKDLFSKSDPFLEIYRINDDGSEQLVYRTEVVKNNLSPVWEPFKVSLNSLCSCEEKRKLRCVVWDYDSRGKHDFIGEFYTMFEEMQKASGENKVQWDCMNPKYKIKKRNYKNSGVVILLDLKLHRVYSFLDYIMGGCQIHFTVAIDFTASNGDPRNSCSLHYINPYQPNEYLKALVAVGEICQDYDSDKKFSALGFGARIPPKYEVSHDFAINFNPDDDECEGIQGVVESYQNCLPKIQLYGPTNVSPIISKVARVAAVEERTKEASQYYILLILTDGVVTDMADTREAIVRASYLPMSIIIVGVGNADFTDMQILDGDDGVLRSPKGEPVLRDIVQFVPFRDFKNASPMALAKCVLAEVPKQVVEYYSYKALPPPCPNADSPNSTLNSPQ